The following are from one region of the Myotis daubentonii chromosome 2, mMyoDau2.1, whole genome shotgun sequence genome:
- the TSPO gene encoding translocator protein — protein MAPPWVPAVGFTLAPSLGGFLSSYHVRGEGLRWYASLQKPSWHPPRWTLGPIWGTLYSAMGYGSYLVWRELGGFSEEAVVPLGLYAGQLTLNWAWPPIFFGSRQMGVALVDLLLTGGLAAATTVAWHRVSPPAARLLYPYLAWLAFATVLNYCVWRDNQGRRGGRRLAE, from the exons ATGGCCCCGCCCTGGGTGCCCGCCGTGGGCTTCACGCTGGCGCCCAGCCTGGGGGGCTTCCTGAGCTCCTACCACGTCCGCGGAGAGGGCCTCCGCTGGTATGCCAGCCTGCAGAAGCCCTCGTGGCACCCGCCCCGCTGGACGCTGGGCCCCATCTGGGGCACGCTCTACTCGGCCATGGG GTACGGCTCCTACCTGGTCTGGAGAGAGCTGGGGGGCTTCTCGGAGGAAGCTGTGGTGCCCCTGGGCCTCTACGCGGGGCAGCTGACCCTGAACTGGGCATGGCCTCCCATCTTCTTTGGCTCCCGACAGATGGGTGTG GCCCTGGTGGACCTCCTGCTGACGGGGGGGCTGGCGGCAGCCACCACCGTGGCCTGGCACCGGGTGAGCCCTCCGGCCGCTCGGCTGCTCTACCCGTACCTGGCCTGGCTGGCCTTCGCGACGGTGCTCAACTACTGCGTCTGGCGGGACAACCAAGGCCGGCGCGGCGGCCGGAGGCTGGCGGAATGA